The following proteins come from a genomic window of Achromobacter sp. AONIH1:
- a CDS encoding FAD-binding protein, protein MQPSRRAFLLGRRPVQTPWARFIQRLTLLCQGAVRDLGEAGADGPRGWLAPAREGDLAHARALCAEYGVALALDGAEGTAVGPCLRVDPANLSGLARLAGDTPRWRAQPGVPLAVLAQAGLRQFDGLPGAMTLAEWLAAPAAWPAGRCAQSGVLAADVVLADGVEETLGPFGESDERPLRSATLQRLVPALFQLSTGPDAAACAVGGAWAGRYRLDALRPQAPATVNLAHLLLGHGGTLAWVQEVLLTAVPAAGEAAGGDAPPLDDAAREAGRRLDARIKALFDPDGRFPLLAFAQ, encoded by the coding sequence ATGCAGCCATCCCGGCGCGCTTTCCTGCTCGGCCGGCGTCCCGTGCAGACGCCTTGGGCCCGATTCATCCAGCGCCTGACGCTGTTGTGCCAGGGGGCCGTGCGCGACCTGGGCGAGGCCGGCGCGGACGGCCCGCGCGGCTGGCTGGCGCCCGCGCGCGAGGGCGACCTGGCCCACGCCCGGGCGCTGTGCGCCGAGTACGGCGTGGCCCTGGCGCTGGACGGCGCGGAGGGAACCGCCGTTGGTCCCTGCCTGCGGGTGGATCCCGCGAACCTCAGCGGCCTGGCCCGCCTGGCCGGAGACACGCCGCGCTGGCGGGCCCAGCCCGGCGTGCCGCTGGCGGTGCTGGCGCAAGCCGGCCTGCGGCAGTTCGACGGCCTGCCCGGCGCCATGACGCTGGCCGAATGGCTGGCGGCGCCAGCCGCCTGGCCGGCGGGACGCTGCGCGCAGTCCGGGGTCCTGGCGGCCGACGTGGTGCTGGCCGACGGGGTGGAGGAAACCTTGGGGCCTTTTGGCGAGAGCGACGAACGGCCGCTGCGCTCGGCCACGCTGCAGCGGCTGGTGCCGGCGCTGTTCCAGCTGAGCACGGGGCCGGACGCCGCCGCCTGCGCCGTGGGCGGCGCCTGGGCCGGTCGTTACCGGCTGGACGCGCTGCGGCCACAGGCGCCCGCCACGGTCAACCTGGCGCATCTGCTGCTGGGGCACGGCGGCACGCTGGCCTGGGTGCAGGAGGTGCTGCTCACGGCCGTGCCGGCGGCCGGGGAAGCGGCAGGCGGCGACGCGCCGCCGTTGGACGATGCGGCCCGGGAGGCGGGACGCCGGCTGGATGCCCGGATCAAGGCGCTGTTCGACCCGGATGGTCGTTTTCCCTTACTCGCTTTCGCGCAATAG
- a CDS encoding DUF11 domain-containing protein, protein MKKVLGLIFAASVVLAAPLAHAKEAVPAAKRVEQPAPVSVTLSAWSVTLDKAGKERFKRAESAKPGDVIEYRAELRNVSRATLKDQALTLPVPPGTAYVPSSARPAQAQARADGGKFEAMPLMRVERNAQGQEEKIAVPPEAYRALHWPVTDLPAGSSFKATARVRVTDTPAEAAKD, encoded by the coding sequence ATGAAGAAGGTTCTGGGATTGATATTTGCCGCCAGCGTCGTGTTGGCCGCGCCGCTCGCCCACGCCAAGGAAGCCGTTCCGGCCGCCAAGCGCGTCGAACAGCCCGCCCCCGTCAGCGTCACGCTGAGCGCCTGGTCGGTCACGCTGGACAAGGCCGGCAAGGAGAGATTCAAGCGCGCCGAATCCGCCAAGCCCGGCGACGTCATCGAATACCGCGCCGAGCTGCGCAACGTCTCCCGCGCCACGCTAAAGGATCAGGCCCTGACGCTGCCGGTGCCTCCCGGCACCGCCTACGTGCCGTCCTCGGCGCGGCCGGCGCAGGCGCAGGCTCGCGCGGACGGTGGCAAGTTCGAGGCCATGCCGCTGATGCGCGTCGAGCGCAATGCGCAGGGCCAGGAAGAAAAAATCGCCGTGCCGCCCGAGGCATACCGCGCGCTGCACTGGCCGGTGACTGACCTTCCCGCTGGCAGCAGCTTCAAGGCCACGGCCCGCGTGCGCGTGACCGACACGCCTGCCGAGGCGGCCAAGGACTAA
- a CDS encoding NADP-dependent malic enzyme codes for MDANLRKAALEYHEFGRPGKISVTPTKQLTNQRDLALAYSPGVAAACEEIVADPANVFRYTARGNLVGVITNGTAVLGLGNIGALASKPVMEGKAVLFKKFAGLDVYDIEINETDPDKLVEIIAGLEATFGGINLEDIKAPECFTVERKLRERMKIPVFHDDQHGTAICVSAAFINGLKVVGKQIDQVKVVTSGAGAAALACLDLMVDLGLPLENIWVTDIEGVVYEGRTTLMDPDKARFAQKTDARKLAEVIEGADVFLGLSAGGVLKPEMVAAMGTRPLILALANPTPEILPEVAHGVRDDVVMATGRSDYPNQVNNVLCFPYIFRGALDVGATTITREMEKAAVYAIAELAEEEQNEVVAAAYGTYDISFGADYLIPKPFDPRLIVRIAPAVAKAAMEGGVATRPLADLEAYEEQLQQFVYHSGAFMKPLFSAAKRIVREGGPARIVFSEGEDERVLRAVQVVVDEGLARPILVGRPSVLLARIEKLGLRLRLGEDVEVTNPEYDERFHQYWTTYWELMCRRGITKEMARVEMRRRMTLIGAMMVHLGDADGMVCGSVGAYHDHLRFVDEVIGRRPGHNVYAAMNILLLNERTVVLVDTHVNDEPTAEQIAEFTVAAARQMRRMNLAPKAALLSRSNFGSGSSASGAKMRRALELVRQADPELEIDGEMHGDCALDGALRMRILPSSTLKGDANLLVCPNVDSGNIAYNLLKTAAGGNVAVGPFLLGANAPVHILTSSSTVRRIVNMTAMTVVDVNTPR; via the coding sequence ATGGATGCCAATCTTCGCAAAGCCGCCCTCGAATATCACGAGTTCGGGCGCCCCGGCAAAATCTCCGTCACCCCCACCAAGCAGCTGACCAACCAGCGCGACCTGGCGCTGGCCTATTCGCCCGGTGTGGCGGCGGCCTGTGAGGAAATCGTGGCCGACCCGGCCAATGTGTTCCGCTACACGGCGCGGGGCAATCTGGTGGGCGTGATCACCAACGGCACGGCGGTGCTGGGCCTGGGCAATATCGGCGCGCTGGCGTCCAAGCCGGTGATGGAAGGCAAGGCGGTGCTGTTCAAGAAGTTCGCCGGCCTGGATGTGTACGACATCGAGATCAACGAGACGGATCCGGACAAGCTGGTGGAGATCATCGCCGGTCTGGAGGCGACGTTCGGCGGGATCAATCTGGAGGACATCAAGGCGCCGGAGTGCTTCACGGTGGAGCGCAAGCTGCGCGAGCGGATGAAGATCCCGGTGTTCCACGATGACCAGCATGGCACGGCGATCTGCGTGTCGGCGGCGTTCATCAATGGCCTGAAGGTGGTGGGCAAGCAGATCGACCAGGTGAAGGTGGTGACCTCGGGCGCGGGGGCGGCGGCGCTGGCGTGCCTGGACCTGATGGTGGACCTGGGGCTGCCGCTGGAGAACATCTGGGTGACGGACATCGAAGGGGTGGTGTACGAGGGCCGCACGACGCTGATGGATCCGGACAAGGCGCGCTTCGCGCAGAAGACGGACGCGCGCAAGCTGGCCGAGGTGATCGAGGGGGCGGACGTGTTCCTGGGGCTGTCGGCCGGGGGCGTGCTCAAGCCGGAGATGGTGGCGGCGATGGGTACCCGGCCGCTGATCCTGGCGCTGGCCAACCCGACGCCGGAGATCCTGCCGGAGGTGGCGCACGGGGTGCGCGACGACGTGGTGATGGCCACGGGGCGCTCGGACTATCCGAACCAGGTGAACAACGTGCTGTGCTTCCCGTACATTTTCCGGGGTGCGCTGGACGTGGGCGCGACGACGATCACGCGCGAGATGGAAAAGGCGGCGGTGTACGCGATCGCGGAGCTGGCCGAGGAAGAGCAGAACGAAGTGGTGGCGGCGGCCTATGGCACGTATGACATCTCGTTCGGGGCGGACTACCTGATTCCGAAGCCGTTCGATCCGCGCCTGATCGTGCGGATCGCGCCGGCGGTGGCCAAGGCGGCGATGGAAGGCGGTGTGGCGACGCGTCCGCTGGCGGATCTGGAAGCGTACGAGGAACAGCTGCAGCAGTTCGTGTATCACTCGGGCGCCTTCATGAAGCCGCTGTTCTCGGCGGCCAAGCGCATCGTGCGCGAGGGCGGCCCGGCGCGCATCGTGTTCTCGGAAGGCGAGGACGAGCGCGTGCTGCGCGCGGTGCAGGTGGTGGTGGACGAAGGCCTGGCGCGTCCGATCCTGGTGGGCCGGCCGTCGGTGCTGCTGGCCCGCATCGAAAAGCTGGGCCTGCGCCTGCGCCTGGGGGAGGACGTGGAAGTCACCAACCCCGAATATGATGAACGCTTCCATCAGTACTGGACCACGTACTGGGAGCTGATGTGCCGTCGCGGCATCACCAAGGAGATGGCGCGCGTGGAAATGCGCCGCCGCATGACGCTGATCGGCGCGATGATGGTGCATCTGGGCGACGCCGACGGCATGGTCTGCGGCTCGGTGGGCGCCTATCACGACCATCTGCGCTTCGTCGACGAGGTCATTGGCCGGCGTCCCGGGCACAACGTCTATGCCGCCATGAACATCCTGCTGCTGAACGAGCGCACGGTGGTGCTGGTGGACACGCACGTCAACGACGAACCCACGGCCGAGCAGATCGCCGAGTTCACCGTCGCGGCGGCCCGGCAGATGCGCCGCATGAACCTGGCGCCCAAGGCGGCGCTGCTGTCGCGTTCGAACTTCGGCTCGGGCAGCTCGGCCTCGGGCGCGAAGATGCGCCGTGCGCTGGAGCTGGTGCGCCAGGCGGATCCGGAGCTGGAGATCGACGGCGAGATGCACGGCGACTGCGCGCTGGACGGGGCGCTGCGGATGCGCATCCTGCCTTCGTCCACGCTCAAGGGCGATGCCAACCTGCTGGTGTGCCCGAACGTGGACTCGGGCAACATCGCCTACAACCTGCTCAAGACGGCGGCTGGCGGCAACGTGGCGGTGGGTCCGTTCCTGCTGGGCGCGAACGCGCCGGTGCACATCCTGACCTCCAGCTCGACCGTGCGCCGCATTGTCAACATGACCGCCATGACAGTGGTCGATGTCAATACGCCGCGTTGA
- a CDS encoding patatin-like phospholipase family protein, which translates to MSIRRVEIAPAGPACPRTPTGLVLTGGGARAAYQVGVLSAIMELLDPDWHSRFQNPFDIICGTSAGAINAAALACRADRPHLGVRRVRRLWSSLSTDMIYRADAPGLIRTGVRWLGLLSLGWMYSGLTRKRPQSLLDNSPLQALLGRVLDFGNLQSNLERGALSALAITASGYTSGEHLTFYQAHRPIEPWHRYLRLAIPTDIGIDHLMASSAIPFVFPARRVDVHGKGEWCGDGSMRQLAPISPAIHLGAHRVLVVGTGFRDETHPENREDTPPYPSLAQVGGHALSSIFLDGLSADVERLERINQLMEHAVPDGQDGAMRRIRVLSITPSQSLDLLALEHLDDMPAQARALFRVLGVSSDPGRPGGGALMSYLLFESSYTRRLIELGYADTMQRNREVIAFFEEAQA; encoded by the coding sequence ATGTCAATACGCCGCGTTGAAATCGCTCCCGCCGGCCCGGCGTGCCCGCGCACGCCGACCGGACTGGTCCTGACCGGGGGCGGCGCGCGCGCCGCCTACCAGGTCGGCGTGCTCAGCGCCATCATGGAGTTGCTGGATCCGGATTGGCACTCCCGTTTCCAGAATCCCTTCGACATCATCTGCGGCACCTCGGCGGGCGCCATCAACGCCGCCGCGCTGGCCTGCCGGGCCGACCGTCCGCACCTGGGCGTGCGGCGGGTGCGCCGCCTGTGGTCCTCGCTGAGCACCGACATGATCTACCGGGCCGACGCGCCAGGGCTGATCCGTACCGGCGTGCGCTGGCTGGGCCTGCTGTCGCTGGGCTGGATGTATTCGGGCCTGACGCGCAAGCGGCCCCAGTCGCTGCTGGACAACAGCCCCCTGCAAGCGCTGCTGGGTCGGGTGCTCGACTTCGGCAACCTGCAGTCCAACCTGGAGCGGGGCGCGCTCTCGGCGCTGGCCATCACGGCATCCGGCTATACCAGCGGCGAACACCTGACCTTCTATCAGGCGCACCGACCCATCGAGCCCTGGCACCGCTACCTGCGCCTGGCGATTCCCACGGACATCGGCATCGACCACCTGATGGCCTCGTCGGCCATTCCTTTCGTTTTCCCCGCGCGCCGCGTCGACGTCCATGGCAAGGGCGAGTGGTGCGGCGATGGCTCCATGCGCCAGCTCGCGCCCATCAGTCCGGCGATTCATCTGGGCGCGCATCGGGTGCTGGTGGTCGGCACCGGATTCCGCGACGAGACCCATCCGGAGAACCGCGAGGATACGCCGCCGTATCCGTCGCTGGCGCAGGTGGGCGGCCATGCGCTGTCCAGTATCTTTCTGGACGGCCTGTCGGCTGACGTCGAACGGCTGGAGCGCATCAACCAGTTGATGGAGCACGCCGTTCCGGACGGCCAGGACGGCGCCATGCGCCGGATCCGGGTCTTGAGCATCACGCCCAGCCAGTCGCTCGACCTGCTGGCGCTGGAGCACCTGGATGACATGCCGGCGCAGGCCCGTGCCCTTTTTCGCGTACTCGGTGTATCGTCCGATCCAGGCCGGCCCGGGGGCGGCGCGCTGATGTCGTATCTGCTATTCGAATCCAGCTACACCAGGCGATTGATAGAACTGGGTTATGCCGATACGATGCAGCGTAATCGCGAAGTTATCGCCTTTTTCGAGGAGGCACAGGCATGA
- a CDS encoding UbiD family decarboxylase: MKYRDLRDFLAQLERMGELKRIAAPVSTRLEMTEISDRVLRASGPALLFENVQHDGRPAQMPVLANLFGTPARVARGMGADDVSALRDIGELLASLREPEAPKGLRDALAKVSMLKSALWDMSPKNVKSPACQEVVWEGKDVDLTRLPIQTCWPGDVAPLLTWGLVITRGPNAKRQNLGIYRQQLLGPNKLIMRWLSHRGGALDFRDHAIAHPGTPFPIAVALGADPATTLGAVTPVPDSLSEYQFAGLLRGSRTEVAQAMGSNLSVPAWAEIVLEGHLLPASDPRALPPAVPEGAPPPPDTGYEMALEGPYGDHTGYYNEQDWFPVFTVERITMRRNPIYHSTYTGKPPDEPAVLGVALNEVFVPLLRRQLPEIVDFYLPPEGCSYRLAVVSIRKQYAGHAKRVMFGLWSILRQFMYTKFIVVVDEDIDPRDWKEVVWAMTTRMDPVRDTLLVENTPIDYLDFASPVSGLGGKMGLDATNKWPGETSREWGTPIVMDAEVKQRVDAMWSELGL, translated from the coding sequence GTGAAATACCGCGACCTTCGAGACTTTCTCGCTCAACTCGAACGCATGGGCGAACTCAAGCGCATCGCCGCGCCCGTCTCCACGCGCCTGGAAATGACCGAGATTTCCGACCGCGTACTGCGCGCCTCGGGCCCGGCCCTGCTGTTCGAGAACGTACAGCACGACGGCCGCCCGGCGCAGATGCCGGTGCTGGCCAACCTGTTCGGCACGCCGGCGCGCGTGGCGCGCGGCATGGGCGCCGACGACGTCAGCGCCTTGCGCGACATCGGCGAGCTGCTGGCCTCGCTGCGCGAGCCCGAAGCGCCCAAGGGCCTGCGTGACGCGCTGGCCAAAGTCTCGATGCTGAAGTCGGCGCTGTGGGACATGAGCCCCAAGAACGTCAAGAGTCCGGCCTGCCAGGAAGTGGTCTGGGAAGGCAAGGACGTGGACCTGACCCGCCTGCCAATCCAGACCTGCTGGCCTGGCGACGTGGCGCCGCTCTTGACCTGGGGCCTGGTGATCACGCGCGGCCCCAACGCCAAGCGCCAGAACCTGGGTATCTACCGTCAGCAATTGCTGGGGCCGAACAAGCTCATCATGCGCTGGCTGTCGCACCGCGGCGGCGCGCTGGATTTCCGCGACCACGCGATCGCCCATCCCGGCACGCCCTTCCCCATCGCCGTGGCGCTGGGCGCCGACCCGGCCACCACGCTGGGCGCGGTCACGCCGGTGCCGGACAGCCTGTCCGAATACCAGTTCGCCGGCCTGTTGCGCGGCTCGCGCACCGAGGTCGCGCAGGCGATGGGCAGCAACCTGTCGGTGCCGGCCTGGGCCGAGATCGTGCTCGAAGGGCATCTGCTGCCGGCCTCCGACCCGCGCGCGCTGCCGCCCGCCGTGCCCGAGGGCGCCCCGCCGCCCCCGGACACCGGCTACGAGATGGCGCTGGAAGGCCCCTACGGCGATCACACCGGCTACTACAACGAGCAGGACTGGTTCCCGGTCTTCACGGTGGAAAGGATCACGATGCGGCGCAATCCCATCTATCACTCCACCTACACCGGCAAGCCGCCGGACGAGCCGGCCGTGCTGGGCGTGGCGCTGAACGAAGTGTTCGTGCCACTGCTGCGCCGCCAACTGCCGGAGATCGTGGACTTCTACCTGCCGCCCGAAGGCTGCAGCTACCGCCTGGCCGTCGTGTCGATCCGCAAGCAATACGCCGGCCACGCCAAGCGCGTCATGTTCGGCCTGTGGAGCATCCTGCGCCAGTTCATGTACACCAAGTTCATCGTGGTGGTGGACGAGGACATCGACCCGCGCGACTGGAAGGAAGTGGTCTGGGCCATGACCACGCGCATGGACCCGGTGCGCGACACGCTGCTGGTCGAGAACACGCCGATCGACTACCTGGACTTCGCCTCGCCCGTCTCCGGCCTGGGCGGCAAGATGGGGCTGGACGCCACCAACAAATGGCCGGGCGAGACCAGCCGCGAATGGGGCACGCCCATCGTGATGGACGCCGAGGTCAAACAGCGCGTGGACGCCATGTGGAGCGAGCTGGGGCTCTGA
- a CDS encoding pyridoxal phosphate-dependent aminotransferase, with amino-acid sequence MPRLAHRTNDFLTFRVMELFKQAQALQAAGKDIISLGIGEPDFTAPPQVVEALERAARSGLSGYSPTAGLPALRETIAGFYLDQFGARVDPRRVIVTAGASGALTLACAALVNAGGEVLMPDPSYPANSNFVLAAGGVPRLIPSTADKRFQLSAQDVAQHWTPATQGVLVASPSNPTGTSIAHGELAELLAQVRARDGFAIVDEIYLGLSYEGQPRSALTLDDDVIVINSFSKYFHMTGWRLGWMIVPDSMVEAVEKIASSLAICAPTLAQHAALACFTDDALKTFAHRREAFKQRRDYLLPEFERLGLRVPVKPDGAFYIYADISDLGMDSTAFSQRLLLEAGVAAVPGLDFGPAHGDHTMRFSYATGLDRLEAAVDRMGKLLGH; translated from the coding sequence ATGCCCCGCCTTGCCCATCGCACCAACGACTTTCTGACATTCCGAGTCATGGAACTCTTCAAGCAGGCGCAGGCCCTGCAGGCCGCGGGCAAGGACATTATCAGCCTGGGCATCGGCGAACCGGACTTTACCGCGCCGCCCCAGGTCGTGGAAGCGCTGGAGCGCGCGGCGCGTTCCGGCCTGAGCGGCTACAGCCCGACCGCCGGCCTGCCCGCGCTGCGCGAGACCATCGCCGGCTTCTACCTCGACCAGTTCGGCGCCCGCGTCGATCCCCGGCGCGTGATCGTGACCGCCGGCGCCTCCGGCGCCCTGACGCTGGCCTGCGCCGCACTGGTCAACGCCGGCGGCGAAGTGCTCATGCCCGACCCCTCCTATCCTGCCAACAGCAACTTTGTGCTGGCCGCCGGCGGCGTGCCGCGCCTGATCCCCAGCACCGCCGACAAGCGCTTCCAGCTGTCCGCCCAGGACGTGGCGCAACATTGGACGCCCGCCACCCAGGGCGTGCTGGTGGCCTCGCCCAGCAATCCCACCGGCACCTCGATCGCGCACGGCGAGCTGGCCGAGCTGCTGGCCCAGGTGCGCGCCCGCGACGGCTTCGCCATCGTCGACGAGATCTACCTGGGGCTGTCCTATGAAGGCCAGCCGCGCTCGGCGCTGACGCTGGACGACGACGTCATCGTCATCAACAGCTTCTCCAAGTACTTCCACATGACCGGCTGGCGCCTGGGCTGGATGATCGTGCCCGACAGCATGGTGGAGGCGGTCGAGAAGATCGCCTCCAGCCTGGCCATCTGCGCGCCCACGCTGGCCCAGCACGCCGCGCTGGCCTGCTTCACCGACGACGCGCTCAAGACCTTCGCGCACCGCCGCGAAGCCTTCAAGCAGCGCCGCGACTACCTGCTGCCCGAATTCGAGCGCCTGGGACTGCGCGTGCCGGTCAAGCCGGACGGCGCCTTCTATATCTACGCCGACATCAGCGACCTGGGCATGGACAGCACCGCTTTCTCGCAACGCCTGCTGCTGGAAGCGGGCGTCGCGGCCGTGCCGGGCCTGGACTTCGGTCCGGCCCACGGCGACCACACCATGCGCTTCTCCTATGCCACCGGCCTGGACCGCCTGGAAGCGGCCGTCGATCGCATGGGCAAGCTGCTGGGTCACTGA
- a CDS encoding lytic transglycosylase domain-containing protein, with protein sequence MPDASVASLFRRMAQGVHHYLAESLRICSVYLGIAVIVTVSMGFALPGLRDQALQVHKALLTALAPTSMQAGSESDTGSELSIDSSSAIAMAVPAAPASNATGMLGPARVAPPAPKKPAMVATGPQAEALRNYISRKYKVAYDATGPLVGTVYKVGRDKQLDPLLLLAVIAIESRYNPLAESHVGAQGLMQVMTSVHQDKFDAVGKNPLDPGANIMVGATILKDCINRRGSVDGGLACYVGATGPDDNGYGAKVQAERRRLALASGIALARD encoded by the coding sequence ATGCCCGATGCGTCAGTGGCCAGCCTGTTCAGGCGCATGGCCCAAGGAGTGCACCACTATCTTGCCGAATCCCTGCGCATTTGCTCCGTCTACCTGGGCATTGCCGTGATCGTGACGGTAAGCATGGGATTCGCCCTGCCTGGTTTGCGCGACCAGGCATTGCAGGTGCACAAAGCCTTGTTGACCGCCCTCGCGCCTACATCCATGCAAGCGGGTTCCGAGTCCGACACCGGATCCGAACTCAGCATAGATTCGTCCTCGGCCATCGCGATGGCCGTGCCCGCCGCGCCCGCCAGCAACGCCACCGGCATGCTCGGGCCGGCCCGCGTGGCGCCGCCGGCGCCCAAGAAGCCCGCCATGGTCGCCACCGGCCCGCAGGCCGAAGCCTTGCGCAACTATATTTCGCGCAAGTACAAGGTCGCCTATGACGCCACCGGCCCGCTGGTGGGCACGGTGTACAAGGTCGGCCGCGACAAGCAGCTCGATCCGCTGTTGCTGCTGGCCGTGATCGCCATCGAGTCGCGCTACAACCCGCTGGCCGAAAGCCATGTGGGCGCGCAGGGCCTGATGCAGGTCATGACCAGCGTCCACCAGGACAAGTTCGACGCGGTCGGCAAGAATCCGCTGGATCCCGGCGCCAACATCATGGTGGGCGCCACCATCCTGAAGGACTGCATCAACCGGCGCGGCTCGGTCGATGGCGGACTGGCCTGCTACGTCGGCGCAACCGGCCCCGACGACAACGGTTATGGCGCCAAGGTGCAGGCCGAGCGCCGGCGCCTAGCGCTGGCCTCGGGCATCGCGCTGGCGAGGGATTGA